Proteins co-encoded in one Vibrio fortis genomic window:
- the rseB gene encoding sigma-E factor regulatory protein RseB, which yields MKKFLVSALTLFSLISPSAFAEEPSAKALLHQMNEASQHLNYELSYILIKKSSIEPLLYRHAVSDEQQLAHLVYLSGPVREVIRRGNEVSYIEPGTEPFTIESGNMVAPVIPMLNNDIDILNEYYDFVKVGRAREAGTTTQVLRVVPKDGLRYSYVLWVDENTNLPLRADLLDRDGEILEQYRTISYVVNDKIAEAMAGLNNAQLPKVLSLPDGVVGESDWRVSWIPDGFEAKELNRYPMATTNKMVESQMFSDGLFSFSVYIADKDEHSLKGQLVRQGRRTLHSLVSGDNEISVVGDIPPATAQRIAQSVQFASNQGSSQ from the coding sequence ATGAAGAAATTCCTGGTCAGTGCACTGACACTGTTCAGCTTGATCTCTCCAAGCGCCTTTGCAGAAGAACCGTCTGCAAAGGCCTTATTGCATCAAATGAACGAGGCCAGTCAGCATTTAAATTACGAACTTTCCTACATATTGATCAAAAAGAGCAGTATTGAACCGCTCTTGTATCGTCATGCTGTCAGTGATGAGCAACAACTCGCTCACCTTGTCTATTTAAGTGGCCCTGTACGTGAAGTTATTCGACGCGGCAATGAAGTGAGCTACATCGAACCGGGTACTGAACCCTTTACGATTGAGTCTGGCAACATGGTGGCGCCTGTCATTCCGATGTTGAACAACGACATTGATATCCTAAACGAGTATTACGACTTCGTGAAGGTAGGGCGTGCGCGTGAAGCTGGTACCACGACGCAAGTATTGCGTGTAGTGCCAAAAGACGGTCTGCGATACTCCTACGTGTTGTGGGTCGATGAGAATACCAACCTTCCGCTACGAGCAGACTTGCTTGACCGTGATGGTGAAATTCTTGAGCAATACCGAACGATTTCTTACGTGGTCAATGACAAGATTGCAGAAGCGATGGCTGGGCTGAACAATGCTCAGTTACCAAAAGTTCTCTCACTGCCTGATGGTGTGGTTGGAGAAAGCGATTGGCGCGTTTCTTGGATTCCAGACGGCTTTGAAGCGAAAGAGCTAAACCGCTACCCGATGGCAACGACCAATAAGATGGTTGAAAGCCAAATGTTCAGCGATGGGCTATTTAGCTTCTCGGTTTATATCGCAGACAAAGATGAACACTCGCTAAAAGGGCAACTTGTGCGTCAAGGTCGCCGCACCTTGCATAGCCTTGTGAGCGGTGACAATGAGATCTCTGTAGTCGGTGATATTCCGCCAGCAACTGCTCAACGTATCGCACAATCGGTGCAGTTTGCTTCCAACCAAGGTTCAAGCCAATGA
- a CDS encoding FAD assembly factor SdhE, which produces MYTAEQKARIKWGCRRGMLELDVVIMPFFEECFDSLQEQEQRDFVSLLECDDPDLFTWVMGHGRSENLGHASMVDKIVAHNLSKVR; this is translated from the coding sequence ATGTACACTGCAGAGCAGAAAGCACGAATTAAATGGGGCTGCCGTCGCGGTATGTTAGAGCTTGATGTAGTCATCATGCCCTTTTTTGAGGAATGTTTTGATTCATTGCAAGAGCAGGAGCAACGTGATTTTGTGTCGCTACTAGAGTGTGATGATCCCGATCTGTTTACATGGGTGATGGGTCACGGTCGTAGTGAAAACCTAGGTCACGCATCAATGGTCGACAAAATTGTTGCACACAACCTCAGCAAGGTTCGTTAA
- a CDS encoding DUF1107 domain-containing protein, whose protein sequence is MRLFKRYTPGMIAKHVSRLFKGRIYIYGVGKFEFDNGKLVLPERAEKRHFDTVKEINNEIMKLRCAYA, encoded by the coding sequence ATGAGACTGTTTAAGCGCTATACACCCGGTATGATTGCTAAACATGTAAGTCGACTTTTTAAAGGACGAATCTACATTTACGGCGTTGGGAAATTTGAGTTTGATAACGGTAAACTGGTTCTGCCAGAGAGGGCTGAGAAGCGCCATTTCGATACCGTAAAAGAGATAAACAATGAAATTATGAAGCTTAGGTGTGCTTACGCTTGA
- a CDS encoding YbaK/EbsC family protein — translation MKTVITDWLDQQQVEYRLLLQDKETTSIEETAQARGIEPSQMVKCILLRDMGNQYALACAPGDRAIDPKKVRSVLNCRRMTCVSLQDVESVTGFKVGCVGPLALKRYMPIIFDHSLQQNKIVTISSGERMAGIALDLNDLMNLCAPIEAEICK, via the coding sequence TTGAAAACGGTTATTACAGATTGGTTGGATCAACAGCAGGTGGAGTACCGCCTGCTGTTGCAAGATAAAGAAACCACTTCGATTGAAGAGACGGCACAGGCTCGGGGTATTGAGCCTTCTCAGATGGTCAAATGCATTCTGCTTCGAGATATGGGCAACCAGTACGCGTTGGCATGTGCTCCGGGTGATAGAGCGATTGACCCGAAAAAAGTACGATCCGTACTGAATTGCCGTCGAATGACCTGTGTATCATTACAAGATGTTGAATCCGTCACTGGGTTTAAAGTGGGTTGTGTTGGCCCACTGGCACTCAAACGTTATATGCCGATCATTTTCGATCATTCACTGCAACAGAATAAAATTGTCACAATCAGCTCTGGCGAGAGAATGGCTGGGATCGCCCTTGATCTCAACGATCTTATGAATCTATGTGCGCCTATTGAAGCTGAAATCTGTAAATAG
- a CDS encoding RseA family anti-sigma factor: MADKEKLSALMDGETIDKALIAELESDQESKDTWQSYHLIGDVMRGDAPETLEWNIADSVAAALENEPAHNKLDNVHSLRPEQSQTVAPEVQEEQPKPQQAKRQMPAWLQQFGQVAVAACVSLAVILGVQQYGGSDPAAPEAEQLPVLQTIPFAGSVEPVSFTRESVEKPATDANLQEQRKRVHAMLQDYELQLRLNNDASTDSESRLESDIE; this comes from the coding sequence ATGGCTGATAAAGAAAAGCTTTCGGCACTCATGGATGGTGAAACGATCGATAAAGCTCTGATTGCAGAGTTGGAGTCCGATCAAGAAAGCAAGGATACCTGGCAGAGTTACCATTTAATCGGTGACGTTATGCGAGGCGATGCGCCAGAAACGCTAGAGTGGAACATTGCGGACAGTGTCGCTGCGGCGCTTGAGAACGAGCCTGCACACAACAAACTCGACAATGTACATTCACTGCGCCCAGAGCAGTCACAAACTGTTGCTCCAGAAGTGCAAGAAGAACAACCTAAACCTCAACAAGCCAAACGCCAAATGCCAGCTTGGCTGCAGCAGTTTGGTCAAGTCGCAGTGGCGGCTTGTGTATCGTTGGCGGTTATTTTGGGTGTTCAACAGTATGGTGGTAGCGATCCAGCCGCACCTGAAGCAGAACAACTGCCTGTACTACAAACGATCCCGTTTGCCGGTTCTGTGGAACCTGTAAGCTTTACTCGTGAATCTGTTGAGAAGCCTGCAACAGACGCTAATTTGCAAGAGCAGCGCAAACGCGTACATGCTATGTTGCAAGACTACGAGTTACAATTGAGATTAAACAACGATGCGTCAACGGATAGTGAGTCGCGTCTAGAATCGGATATTGAATGA
- the lepA gene encoding translation elongation factor 4 produces the protein MKHIRNFSIIAHIDHGKSTLSDRLIQVCGGLSDREMAAQVLDSMDLERERGITIKSQSVTLNYTAKDGETYQLNFIDTPGHVDFAYEVSRSLAACEGALLVVDAGQGVEAQTLANCYTAIEMDLEVVPILNKIDLPAADPERVSEEIEEIVGIDAMEATRCSAKTGIGVDDVLENIVSAIPAPEGDPDAPLQALIIDSWFDNYLGVVSLVRIKNGSLRKNDKIKVMSTGQVWGVDRLGIFTPKQVDTEVLQTGEVGWVVCGIKDILGAPVGDTLTLAKNGCEKALPGFKKVKPQVYAGLFPVSSDDYENFRDALGKLSLNDASLFYEPENSAALGFGFRCGFLGMLHMEIIQERLEREYDLDLITTAPTVVYEVEKTDGTLLYVDSPAKLPAINDIDEIREPIARCNILVPADYLGNVITLCVEKRGVQVDMIYHGNQVAVVYDIPMAEVVLDFFDRLKSTSRGYASLDYNFQRFEASSMVRVDVLLNGDTVDALAMITHKDQSQTRGRQLVEKMKEFIPRQMFDIAIQAAIGNHIIARSTVKQLRKNVIAKCYGGDVSRKKKLLKKQKEGKKRMKQIGNVELPQEAFLAILHVGKD, from the coding sequence ATGAAGCACATTCGTAACTTTTCGATTATCGCCCACATCGACCATGGTAAGTCGACCCTATCTGACCGTCTAATCCAAGTTTGTGGAGGATTAAGCGATCGTGAAATGGCTGCACAAGTCCTTGATTCGATGGATCTGGAGCGTGAACGTGGCATCACTATCAAATCTCAAAGTGTGACTCTTAACTACACTGCTAAAGATGGTGAAACTTATCAATTAAACTTCATCGATACTCCTGGACACGTTGACTTCGCCTACGAAGTATCACGTTCTCTAGCGGCTTGTGAAGGTGCGCTACTGGTTGTCGATGCAGGTCAGGGTGTAGAAGCTCAGACACTAGCAAACTGTTACACAGCGATCGAAATGGATCTGGAAGTTGTGCCAATCCTAAACAAGATTGACCTTCCTGCTGCAGATCCAGAGCGTGTATCTGAAGAGATCGAAGAGATCGTGGGTATCGACGCGATGGAAGCGACCCGCTGTTCTGCGAAAACAGGTATCGGTGTTGACGATGTACTAGAAAACATTGTTTCAGCAATTCCTGCTCCAGAGGGCGATCCTGACGCGCCGCTGCAAGCGCTTATCATTGACTCTTGGTTCGATAACTACCTTGGCGTTGTGTCGCTAGTGCGTATCAAGAACGGTTCTCTGAGAAAGAACGACAAGATCAAAGTAATGAGCACTGGTCAAGTTTGGGGTGTAGACCGTCTAGGTATCTTCACACCAAAACAGGTGGATACTGAAGTTCTTCAAACTGGCGAAGTAGGCTGGGTTGTTTGTGGTATTAAAGACATCCTTGGTGCACCAGTAGGTGATACGCTAACACTGGCTAAAAACGGCTGTGAAAAAGCGCTACCAGGCTTTAAGAAAGTAAAACCACAGGTATACGCAGGTCTGTTCCCAGTATCGTCTGATGACTATGAAAACTTCCGTGATGCACTAGGCAAACTAAGCCTGAACGATGCGTCACTATTCTACGAGCCAGAGAACTCTGCAGCTCTAGGTTTCGGTTTCCGTTGTGGCTTCCTTGGTATGCTGCACATGGAGATCATCCAAGAGCGTCTAGAGCGTGAATACGACCTAGACCTGATCACAACTGCGCCAACGGTAGTTTACGAAGTTGAGAAAACAGACGGCACACTACTTTACGTAGATAGCCCAGCGAAGCTTCCTGCTATCAACGATATCGATGAGATTCGTGAGCCGATTGCTCGTTGTAATATCCTAGTTCCAGCTGACTACCTAGGTAACGTAATCACCCTGTGTGTTGAGAAACGTGGTGTTCAGGTTGATATGATTTATCACGGTAACCAAGTAGCGGTTGTTTACGACATCCCAATGGCTGAAGTGGTACTGGATTTCTTCGACCGTCTGAAGTCAACATCTCGTGGCTACGCGTCACTGGATTACAACTTCCAACGCTTTGAAGCATCTAGCATGGTTCGTGTAGACGTTCTTCTAAACGGCGATACTGTTGATGCACTAGCTATGATCACGCACAAAGACCAGTCTCAGACTCGTGGTCGTCAGCTAGTAGAGAAGATGAAAGAGTTCATCCCTCGTCAGATGTTTGATATCGCAATTCAAGCGGCTATCGGTAACCACATCATCGCTCGTTCTACGGTTAAGCAACTGCGTAAGAACGTTATCGCGAAATGTTACGGTGGTGACGTGAGTCGTAAGAAGAAGCTTCTGAAGAAACAGAAAGAAGGTAAGAAGCGTATGAAGCAGATCGGTAACGTAGAACTGCCTCAAGAAGCGTTCTTAGCAATTCTTCACGTTGGCAAAGACTAA
- the rpoE gene encoding RNA polymerase sigma factor RpoE, giving the protein MNEQLTDQVLIERVQSGDKQAFNLLVVKYQNKVCNLISRYVNNSGDVADVAQEAFIKAYRAIPNFRGESAFYTWLYRIAVNTAKNHIVAQSRRPPATDVDADDAEYFETGSALKEISNPENLTLSKELKEVVFGAIEALPEDLKTAMTLRELEGLSYEEIAEVMDCPVGTVRSRIFRAREAVEKKIKPLLQR; this is encoded by the coding sequence ATGAACGAGCAGCTAACCGATCAAGTGTTGATTGAGCGAGTTCAGAGTGGAGATAAGCAAGCATTTAATCTGTTAGTGGTTAAGTATCAAAACAAAGTTTGCAATCTTATCTCTCGCTACGTGAATAATTCCGGTGATGTGGCTGATGTGGCACAGGAAGCATTTATAAAGGCTTACCGCGCGATACCAAACTTTAGAGGCGAGAGTGCCTTCTACACATGGTTGTACCGAATTGCCGTGAACACAGCAAAAAATCACATAGTTGCACAGAGCCGTAGGCCTCCTGCAACCGATGTAGATGCAGATGATGCAGAATATTTTGAAACTGGCAGCGCATTGAAAGAAATTTCGAACCCTGAGAACTTAACGCTGTCGAAAGAATTGAAAGAAGTGGTTTTCGGTGCGATTGAAGCGCTACCGGAAGACTTGAAAACTGCCATGACCTTACGTGAACTTGAAGGTTTGAGTTACGAAGAGATTGCAGAAGTAATGGATTGCCCCGTAGGAACCGTACGTTCGCGTATTTTCCGTGCTCGTGAAGCGGTGGAAAAGAAGATTAAACCTCTTTTACAGCGCTAA
- a CDS encoding FAD-dependent 2-octaprenylphenol hydroxylase: MMQSVDIAIVGGGMVGLALAAALKDSDLRIAVIEGKAPSEGLNELPDVRVSALSRSSEVILRNLGAWRGIEQRRAAPYQAMEVWEQDSFARIEFDSTRLAQPNLGHIVENRVIQLALLDQVKKQDNVSLYMPATCQSLAIGESEAWLTLDNGQALTAKLVVGADGANSWVRRQQDIPLTHWDYGHSAIVANIRTETAHDSVARQIFTPQGPLAFLPMQSPNMSSIVWSTEPNRAEKLVSMSEQEFNKHLTTEFDAKLGLCSVVGERFAFPLRMRYARDFAVERVALVGDAAHTIHPLAGQGVNLGLLDAASLAQELIKLWQAGEDIGTKRNLRSYERWRKAEAAKMIASMQGFKDLFEGDNPAKKLIRGLGMKLAGQLPGAKDEIMKRALGLTGNLPELAKRPVSTNS; the protein is encoded by the coding sequence ATGATGCAAAGTGTTGATATCGCTATTGTTGGCGGTGGCATGGTTGGTTTGGCATTAGCCGCAGCCCTAAAAGACAGTGACCTGAGAATTGCTGTGATCGAAGGTAAAGCGCCGAGCGAAGGTTTGAATGAACTGCCGGATGTTCGTGTGTCGGCATTGAGTCGCTCTAGTGAAGTGATATTACGTAACCTTGGAGCATGGCGTGGTATTGAGCAGCGACGTGCTGCACCATATCAAGCGATGGAAGTGTGGGAGCAAGACAGCTTCGCACGCATCGAGTTTGATTCCACTCGTCTAGCTCAACCAAATCTCGGTCATATTGTTGAGAATCGAGTGATTCAACTGGCGCTGTTGGACCAAGTTAAGAAGCAAGACAATGTTAGCCTTTATATGCCAGCCACATGCCAATCTTTGGCTATCGGTGAGAGTGAAGCGTGGCTGACTTTGGATAATGGTCAGGCGCTGACGGCAAAATTGGTTGTTGGTGCTGATGGTGCAAACTCATGGGTTCGTAGACAGCAAGATATTCCACTGACGCACTGGGATTATGGACACAGCGCGATAGTTGCGAATATCCGCACTGAAACTGCGCATGATAGTGTTGCTCGTCAGATCTTCACACCACAAGGCCCGTTAGCATTCTTGCCGATGCAATCGCCAAATATGAGCTCAATCGTATGGTCAACCGAGCCGAATCGTGCCGAGAAATTGGTATCGATGTCTGAGCAAGAGTTCAACAAGCACCTAACAACAGAGTTTGATGCCAAGCTTGGCTTATGTAGCGTAGTCGGTGAGCGTTTTGCTTTCCCACTTCGTATGCGCTACGCGCGTGATTTTGCCGTAGAGCGCGTGGCTTTGGTGGGGGATGCGGCTCATACCATTCACCCATTAGCAGGCCAGGGCGTGAACCTTGGTTTACTTGATGCTGCAAGCCTAGCTCAAGAGTTGATCAAGTTGTGGCAAGCCGGTGAAGACATCGGTACGAAGCGTAACTTACGCAGCTACGAACGCTGGCGTAAGGCCGAGGCGGCGAAGATGATTGCTTCTATGCAGGGCTTTAAGGACCTGTTTGAAGGGGATAATCCTGCTAAGAAGTTGATTCGTGGTTTAGGGATGAAGCTCGCGGGTCAGTTGCCGGGTGCGAAAGATGAAATCATGAAACGCGCGCTAGGTTTAACTGGTAATCTACCAGAGCTTGCTAAGCGACCAGTAAGCACTAACTCATGA
- the ygfZ gene encoding tRNA-modifying protein YgfZ, which translates to MDWKNAFQPLNHTYNDTLPEVMMTHISDWGAITMVGDDKKSYLQGQVTCDVVQLPGDESTLGAHCDAKGKVWSIFRLFHHNDGYALLQPQSAIEVELQEIKKYAVFSKVTIEQTEDVVLGIMGSQADSFVDTLSEDRGNVRAIEGGSAVKVADSRWALLVTPAAAQALVEGSSVEKVSETLWQYFEIMDAQPKLSAAEQNEHIPQALNLQAIGGISFSKGCYTGQETVARAKYRGMNKREMRIVSGTTEQPLALDSAIELERSVGENWRGAGRLLNVYQFSDNTAVGLIVLPNNLDDDVELRLTEQPDHKWTIQPLPYSLEEE; encoded by the coding sequence ATGGATTGGAAAAACGCGTTTCAACCACTTAATCACACGTACAATGACACACTTCCAGAAGTGATGATGACGCACATCTCTGACTGGGGGGCGATTACTATGGTAGGCGACGATAAAAAGTCTTACCTACAAGGCCAAGTAACGTGTGATGTAGTCCAGCTACCAGGTGATGAGTCAACACTAGGCGCACACTGTGACGCTAAGGGTAAAGTGTGGAGCATTTTCCGCCTATTCCACCACAATGATGGTTATGCCTTACTACAACCTCAGTCTGCGATTGAAGTTGAGCTACAAGAAATCAAGAAGTACGCGGTATTCTCTAAGGTCACTATCGAGCAAACTGAAGATGTGGTGCTTGGCATCATGGGTTCACAAGCCGACAGCTTCGTCGATACTCTTTCTGAAGATCGTGGCAATGTACGTGCTATCGAAGGCGGAAGTGCCGTTAAAGTGGCTGATTCTCGTTGGGCGCTGCTTGTTACTCCTGCTGCAGCACAAGCATTAGTTGAGGGTAGCTCAGTTGAAAAAGTTTCCGAAACGCTGTGGCAATACTTTGAGATCATGGATGCTCAACCAAAGCTGTCTGCAGCAGAGCAGAATGAACACATCCCACAAGCACTGAACCTACAAGCGATTGGCGGCATCAGCTTTAGCAAGGGTTGTTACACTGGCCAAGAGACTGTTGCTCGCGCGAAGTATCGTGGCATGAATAAACGTGAAATGCGCATTGTATCTGGTACAACAGAGCAGCCACTCGCATTGGATTCCGCAATTGAACTCGAGCGCAGCGTTGGCGAGAACTGGCGTGGTGCTGGTCGCCTTCTGAATGTCTACCAATTCTCTGACAACACCGCTGTTGGTCTGATTGTACTGCCGAATAACTTGGACGATGACGTTGAATTACGCCTTACAGAGCAACCAGATCACAAATGGACTATCCAACCTCTACCTTATAGCTTGGAAGAAGAGTAA
- the lepB gene encoding signal peptidase I, protein MANTFSLILVIVTLVTGVVWALEKFVWAKKRQLKLASVAAQTNGLDAETSAKVTAQPWWVENSVSIFPVIAFVLVLRSFIYEPFQIPSGSMMPTLLVGDFILVEKYAYGLKDPVWRTQLVETGKPERGDSIVFKYPPQPNIDYIKRVVGLPGDMIRYNSNKELCIQTKGTQGCKPVKLSNVEESQFIQDGVPLIQLNEKLGEVEHQVLVNPLRRDRVQSYQPRPGVNEWVVPEGQYFVMGDNRDNSADSRYWGFVPEENLVGKAVAIWISFEFERGSDSVLPSWIPTGVRFNRIGGIN, encoded by the coding sequence ATGGCTAATACATTTTCGCTTATTTTAGTGATCGTCACCTTAGTGACTGGTGTTGTATGGGCGTTAGAAAAGTTTGTTTGGGCTAAGAAGCGCCAACTGAAACTGGCTAGCGTTGCAGCTCAAACTAACGGTTTAGATGCTGAAACCAGTGCAAAAGTGACGGCTCAGCCTTGGTGGGTTGAAAATAGCGTATCCATTTTCCCAGTAATTGCATTTGTTCTGGTGCTGCGTTCATTTATCTATGAACCGTTCCAAATCCCATCAGGCTCAATGATGCCAACCCTACTTGTAGGTGACTTTATCCTAGTTGAGAAATACGCTTACGGTCTGAAAGATCCAGTATGGCGCACTCAACTGGTAGAGACTGGTAAACCTGAGCGTGGTGATTCAATCGTATTCAAATACCCGCCACAGCCAAACATTGACTACATTAAACGTGTCGTTGGCCTACCGGGGGATATGATTCGTTACAACAGTAACAAAGAGCTATGTATTCAAACCAAAGGCACACAAGGCTGTAAACCTGTGAAGCTGAGTAACGTTGAAGAGAGCCAATTTATTCAAGATGGTGTGCCTCTGATCCAGCTTAATGAGAAGTTAGGTGAAGTCGAGCACCAAGTTTTAGTTAACCCGCTGCGTCGTGACCGTGTGCAATCGTACCAACCTCGTCCTGGTGTTAATGAATGGGTCGTTCCAGAAGGGCAGTACTTTGTCATGGGTGATAACCGTGACAACAGTGCAGACAGCCGTTACTGGGGCTTTGTCCCTGAAGAAAACCTAGTAGGTAAAGCGGTTGCGATTTGGATCAGTTTTGAATTCGAGCGCGGCTCAGACAGTGTTTTACCTTCTTGGATCCCAACTGGTGTGCGTTTCAACCGCATCGGTGGCATTAATTAA
- a CDS encoding SoxR reducing system RseC family protein, whose amino-acid sequence MMTALATVSAVEKQGAHYHVQLSCEQQTSCSSCSSQKSCGTGIVTKAVGNKSLFWQLTTKNLVKAGQIVEIGFPERSLLQSAALVYLVPLFMMMLGAAFGQLLLVPLLGVGEGAVILSAAIFTAGGIALAKRLAKPMEDKSKQQVVLIRILGEPLV is encoded by the coding sequence ATGATGACCGCATTGGCTACAGTGAGCGCCGTTGAGAAACAAGGCGCTCACTATCACGTTCAATTAAGCTGTGAGCAACAGACCAGTTGCAGCAGCTGTTCTTCTCAAAAGAGTTGCGGTACAGGTATCGTGACCAAGGCTGTTGGCAACAAGTCCCTTTTCTGGCAACTCACGACTAAGAACCTTGTGAAAGCCGGGCAAATCGTCGAAATAGGCTTTCCTGAAAGAAGCTTATTGCAGTCTGCCGCTTTGGTTTACCTAGTTCCGCTGTTTATGATGATGTTAGGTGCCGCCTTTGGTCAGCTACTCTTAGTGCCTTTACTTGGAGTAGGAGAGGGCGCAGTTATTCTGTCTGCTGCTATATTTACAGCTGGTGGTATTGCCCTTGCGAAACGTTTGGCCAAACCAATGGAAGATAAATCGAAGCAACAAGTCGTGTTGATTCGAATCCTTGGTGAGCCGCTTGTCTAA
- the nadB gene encoding L-aspartate oxidase: MNANREHQCDVLVVGSGAAGLSLALRVAEHAKVIVLSKGPRSEGSTYYAQGGIAAVFDESDSIESHVEDTQIAGAGLCEEDTVQFIAENAKECVQWLIDGGVPFDKDENSTEGQPKYHLTREGGHSHRRILHAADATGMAMQTSLQDNVNNHPNIEIFERHNALDLITEDKIGGSKDKVIGAYIWNRNQEQVETVRAKFVVLATGGASKVYQYTSNPDVSSGDGIAIAWRAGCRVANLEFNQFHPTCLFHPEARNFLLTEALRGEGAYLRRPDGTRFMKDFDERGELAPRDVVARAIDFEMKRLGADCMYVDISHKPEEFITAHFPMIHTRLMDLGIDMTKEPIPIVPAAHYTCGGVMVNKDGQTDLQNLYAIGEVSYTGLHGANRMASNSLLECVVYAWSAAKHIVENIEQSQLCAALPAWDESQVTNSDEEVIIQHNWHELRLFMWDYMGIVRTDKRLERAMRRIQMLQQETHEYYSHFKVSNNLLELRNLLQVAELMVRCAMQRKESRGLHYTLDYPELAEDSGPTILTPNKD; the protein is encoded by the coding sequence ATGAACGCAAACCGTGAACATCAGTGTGATGTATTAGTGGTGGGGAGTGGTGCTGCTGGCTTGTCATTAGCCTTACGCGTCGCTGAACATGCAAAAGTCATCGTATTAAGCAAAGGACCACGTAGCGAAGGATCGACGTACTACGCACAAGGTGGTATCGCGGCCGTATTTGACGAATCGGACAGCATTGAGTCGCACGTTGAAGATACGCAGATTGCTGGCGCTGGGTTATGTGAAGAAGACACCGTTCAATTCATTGCTGAGAACGCTAAAGAGTGTGTGCAGTGGCTAATCGATGGCGGTGTGCCTTTCGATAAAGATGAAAACAGCACCGAAGGCCAGCCTAAATACCACCTGACTCGTGAAGGCGGCCACAGTCACAGACGTATCCTACATGCAGCAGATGCAACCGGTATGGCAATGCAGACCTCACTGCAGGACAACGTTAATAACCACCCAAACATCGAAATTTTCGAGCGTCATAATGCCCTCGACTTGATCACCGAAGACAAAATCGGTGGCTCAAAGGATAAAGTTATCGGTGCTTATATTTGGAACCGTAACCAAGAGCAAGTAGAAACCGTTCGTGCGAAATTCGTCGTACTTGCTACTGGTGGCGCCTCGAAAGTTTACCAGTACACCTCCAACCCAGATGTCTCTTCTGGTGATGGTATTGCAATCGCTTGGCGTGCAGGTTGTCGTGTTGCAAACCTTGAGTTCAACCAATTCCACCCAACTTGCCTATTCCACCCAGAAGCGCGTAACTTCTTGTTAACCGAAGCACTTCGTGGTGAAGGTGCGTATCTGCGCCGCCCTGACGGCACCCGCTTTATGAAAGACTTCGACGAGCGTGGTGAGTTGGCGCCTCGTGACGTAGTAGCTCGCGCGATCGACTTTGAGATGAAGCGTCTTGGTGCCGACTGCATGTACGTAGATATCAGCCATAAGCCAGAAGAGTTTATTACCGCGCATTTCCCAATGATTCATACACGCTTGATGGACTTGGGTATCGACATGACTAAAGAACCAATCCCAATTGTTCCTGCTGCGCACTACACTTGTGGCGGCGTAATGGTCAATAAAGATGGTCAGACTGATCTGCAAAATCTCTACGCGATTGGCGAAGTGAGCTACACCGGTCTTCACGGTGCAAACCGCATGGCGTCGAACTCACTGCTAGAGTGTGTGGTTTATGCTTGGTCCGCAGCGAAACACATCGTCGAGAACATCGAACAGTCTCAGCTGTGTGCGGCGCTACCAGCATGGGATGAAAGCCAAGTAACCAACAGTGATGAAGAAGTTATTATCCAGCACAACTGGCATGAACTGCGCCTCTTCATGTGGGATTACATGGGCATCGTTCGTACTGATAAACGTCTTGAGCGTGCTATGCGTCGTATTCAGATGCTGCAACAGGAAACTCATGAGTACTACAGCCACTTCAAGGTATCGAACAACCTACTTGAGCTGCGTAACCTTCTACAAGTCGCAGAACTAATGGTGCGTTGTGCGATGCAACGTAAAGAGAGTCGCGGCTTACACTATACGCTCGATTACCCAGAGCTTGCTGAAGACAGCGGTCCGACGATTCTGACGCCGAACAAAGATTAA
- a CDS encoding protein YgfX yields the protein MLHTTSARFVKLNLSPSYNALFAKGATLWCLLFLVITSNIPLVATLYILVLLYFLIRDNQVGWPIAVGALEMRANQEIVVNGEIRVLQSSDTIFRPLFVMLKFSEGEPVIVWRDSCREADYRYLLVWLKNKKGAPCSL from the coding sequence TTGTTGCACACAACCTCAGCAAGGTTCGTTAAGCTCAACCTTAGCCCTTCGTATAACGCATTATTCGCAAAAGGCGCCACTCTGTGGTGCCTTTTGTTTTTGGTCATCACGTCAAATATCCCTCTTGTCGCCACTCTGTATATCTTGGTGCTTCTCTATTTTCTGATACGTGATAATCAAGTTGGTTGGCCAATCGCTGTGGGAGCTTTAGAGATGAGAGCTAATCAAGAAATAGTGGTCAATGGAGAGATACGCGTTCTTCAATCGAGCGATACTATTTTTCGCCCTCTCTTTGTGATGTTGAAGTTCAGTGAAGGTGAGCCTGTCATCGTATGGCGCGACAGTTGCCGTGAAGCGGATTATCGTTATTTGCTGGTTTGGCTCAAAAACAAAAAGGGAGCACCATGCTCCCTTTAA